In the genome of Chryseobacterium arthrosphaerae, one region contains:
- a CDS encoding GIY-YIG nuclease family protein yields the protein MIDFSKGRYTYYIYILTNKNRTVLYTGVTGNLHRRLYQHKTKLNPNSFTARYNLEFLIYYEKYDWIHHAIKREKEIKNWSRLKKLELIRRTNPNLEFLNYLFESWL from the coding sequence ATGATTGATTTTTCAAAAGGAAGATATACCTACTATATCTATATTCTTACCAATAAAAATAGAACAGTACTTTATACCGGTGTTACAGGAAACCTCCACAGGAGATTGTATCAACATAAAACAAAGCTAAACCCCAATAGCTTCACGGCAAGATATAATCTTGAATTCCTAATTTATTACGAAAAATATGATTGGATACATCATGCCATTAAAAGAGAAAAGGAAATTAAGAACTGGTCAAGACTCAAAAAGCTTGAACTTATAAGAAGAACAAATCCAAATTTAGAATTTTTGAATTACTTGTTTGAAAGTTGGCTTTGA
- a CDS encoding AAA family ATPase: protein MNIQETYNHFINKSNVENWDWYHTLKKYSDILQKIKAAAQLGHYNSYNELNSHFRSLTNEENEDFLDRYLFRKNNGLSEIPQQLITINRRHEILIQVNSSFSTLNNILKENDIKTCLKLILEFIDQNKWSVANRFLRALFPNHFTSIDSYKHFELLKKKLKTDFNLTISAKNVVEKNESALSLIKFDDIYKAQIFFWMLKKDEIPSFDNQLNNMAHTIATTKMEEKYPINQILFGPPGTGKTYHTINKAVEIINSDLDSFQSRKEIKEEFRNLVEEGQIVFTTFHQSMSYEDFIEGIKPETVEDKDGNKNIIYDIKDGIFKLLADKAKDNWLSSQSTDLTKLSFEEAFTRLKEDWDENNKIKFSLTKKGFEFTILGFTGKSIKFEKSSGTSNHTLSINTLRDFYYDKREPKKTGVGIYYPSILDKLLSYSSSETQKPELQNFVLIIDEINRGNVSQIFGELITLIEEDKRLGNDESLEITLPYSKEKFGVPPNLYIIGTMNTADRSVEALDTALRRRFSFEEMPPKPDLLLSPSEMIEKLLWDYKEYPWEDEEYEPKERELFDLLNVPPKLMSDRKSIWKTMNTDKDSGNIKHGTYFSEFFTDIDCKNLLITINKRIEKLIDKDHAIGHAYFMGKNDKTIVDSFYKNIIPLLQEYFFGDYGKIGLVLGKGFIRKKEYNASVFADFDYENDYSERESYEIIDYRKPDLNYELPLEEGKVKMTFERAVQLLMN from the coding sequence ATGAACATTCAGGAAACATATAATCATTTTATAAACAAATCAAATGTTGAAAATTGGGATTGGTACCATACCCTAAAAAAATATTCTGATATACTCCAAAAAATAAAGGCAGCCGCTCAACTTGGTCATTACAATTCTTACAATGAACTAAACAGTCATTTTCGGAGCTTAACAAACGAAGAAAATGAGGATTTTTTAGACCGTTATCTTTTTAGAAAAAATAATGGCTTATCAGAAATTCCCCAACAATTAATTACAATAAACAGGAGACATGAAATTTTAATTCAGGTAAATTCTTCTTTTTCCACTCTGAATAATATCTTGAAGGAAAACGATATTAAAACCTGTTTAAAATTAATTCTGGAATTTATAGACCAAAACAAATGGAGTGTTGCCAATCGTTTCTTAAGGGCACTATTTCCCAATCATTTTACTTCAATAGATTCTTACAAACACTTTGAGCTATTAAAGAAAAAACTTAAAACGGATTTTAATCTTACAATCAGTGCTAAAAATGTAGTCGAAAAAAATGAATCTGCACTTTCTCTGATCAAGTTTGATGACATTTATAAAGCACAGATTTTCTTCTGGATGTTAAAAAAGGATGAGATACCCTCTTTTGATAATCAGCTCAATAATATGGCCCATACAATAGCAACTACTAAAATGGAAGAAAAATATCCTATCAACCAAATCCTTTTTGGCCCCCCAGGAACAGGAAAAACATATCACACAATCAATAAAGCAGTTGAAATTATTAATTCAGATCTTGATTCATTTCAATCCAGAAAAGAGATTAAGGAAGAATTTAGAAATCTGGTTGAAGAAGGGCAAATTGTTTTCACCACTTTTCATCAAAGTATGTCGTATGAAGATTTTATTGAGGGAATAAAACCCGAAACTGTTGAAGATAAAGATGGAAATAAAAATATTATTTACGATATAAAAGACGGCATTTTTAAACTTCTTGCAGATAAAGCAAAAGATAATTGGCTCAGTTCCCAATCAACAGACCTTACAAAATTGTCATTTGAAGAAGCCTTCACCAGGTTGAAAGAAGATTGGGATGAAAATAATAAGATTAAATTCTCATTAACAAAGAAGGGTTTCGAATTTACGATTCTCGGGTTCACCGGAAAGTCTATCAAATTTGAAAAATCAAGTGGCACAAGTAATCATACATTAAGTATAAATACTTTGCGCGATTTTTATTATGATAAACGAGAACCGAAGAAAACAGGAGTTGGCATTTATTACCCTTCAATTTTAGACAAGCTTTTATCTTATTCTTCAAGTGAGACACAAAAACCGGAACTTCAGAATTTTGTTCTCATTATCGATGAAATTAATCGTGGAAATGTATCTCAAATTTTTGGTGAGTTAATAACCCTTATTGAGGAAGACAAACGTTTAGGGAATGATGAATCTCTGGAAATCACCTTACCATACAGTAAAGAAAAATTTGGAGTACCTCCCAATCTTTATATTATTGGAACAATGAATACTGCAGACCGAAGCGTAGAAGCATTAGATACCGCATTAAGAAGAAGATTTTCTTTTGAAGAAATGCCTCCAAAACCTGATCTTCTCCTGTCTCCATCTGAAATGATTGAAAAGCTTCTTTGGGATTATAAAGAGTATCCCTGGGAAGATGAGGAATATGAACCAAAGGAGAGAGAGCTATTTGATTTATTAAATGTTCCTCCAAAGTTGATGAGTGACAGGAAAAGTATTTGGAAAACAATGAACACAGATAAAGACAGCGGAAATATAAAACATGGAACGTACTTCAGTGAATTCTTCACTGATATTGATTGTAAAAATTTATTGATAACAATCAACAAAAGAATTGAAAAACTCATAGACAAAGACCATGCTATCGGGCATGCTTATTTTATGGGAAAAAATGATAAGACTATAGTTGATTCTTTCTATAAAAATATCATTCCGCTTTTACAGGAATATTTCTTCGGAGATTATGGTAAAATAGGATTGGTATTGGGAAAAGGGTTTATACGGAAGAAAGAATATAACGCATCAGTTTTTGCAGATTTTGACTACGAAAATGATTATTCAGAAAGAGAATCCTATGAAATCATAGATTACAGAAAACCTGATTTGAATTATGAACTTCCCCTTGAAGAAGGTAAAGTGAAAATGACATTTGAGAGAGCTGTTCAGTTACTAATGAATTAA
- a CDS encoding Crp/Fnr family transcriptional regulator, whose product MLLEKLFEEFKVDINPFSLEESTLFDQYFEQIIVRKNTFLIEEGETEKYSYFVLDGLLRCWIVNHKGDEQTFWFCKKGTFSLSNISFTLQEKSAFNVQTMVDSILYRIDKKNAEELYSAIPGLKAVFDDLTAILLNKILKRNIDLIKYSPEQYYLQMMDEYGVTLNYIPLKDIASYLGITPQALSRIRKRIF is encoded by the coding sequence ATGCTTTTAGAAAAATTATTTGAAGAGTTTAAGGTAGATATCAATCCCTTTAGTCTAGAAGAGTCTACTTTGTTTGATCAGTATTTTGAACAGATCATCGTCAGGAAAAATACATTTCTGATTGAGGAAGGAGAAACAGAGAAATATAGCTATTTTGTGCTTGATGGCTTATTAAGATGTTGGATCGTTAATCATAAAGGAGATGAGCAAACCTTTTGGTTTTGTAAAAAGGGAACCTTTTCATTGTCGAATATATCATTTACACTACAGGAAAAGTCTGCTTTTAATGTACAAACGATGGTAGACAGTATTCTCTATAGGATAGATAAAAAAAATGCTGAAGAGCTATATTCTGCTATTCCCGGGCTAAAAGCCGTTTTTGATGACCTGACGGCCATATTACTGAATAAAATCCTGAAAAGAAATATTGACCTGATCAAGTATTCGCCCGAACAGTATTATCTGCAGATGATGGATGAATATGGTGTTACATTAAATTATATACCCCTGAAAGATATAGCCTCTTATTTGGGAATAACCCCACAGGCATTAAGCAGAATACGTAAGCGTATTTTTTAA
- a CDS encoding 1-acyl-sn-glycerol-3-phosphate acyltransferase, giving the protein MSKFDEIRYFHDHEVNERLQSVARDPMMKALMTFTFPGVDEQVWLEQFKNVHSISDFQHQFVAYAVRQILARSSEGLTTSGFDKLDKNTSYLYISNHRDIVLDTSLLNLVLLEGGYVMTASAIGDNLVKRNFLNILAKLNRNFLVQRGLPIRDQLKSSQTLSEYISMLLQEENRSVWIAQREGRAKDGNDATQQGVLKMLAMAAGDKSLIDYFKTLKIVPISISYEYDPTDSLKMPQLLAQHRDEQYIKGKNEDFNTILSGILGQKKRIHLHAGDVIDTELDDIAATIENKNKQLQAVAQVIDDSIIKNYKLWPTKYIAYDLINNTDTYASQYTEQEKQLFIRRLEMRIDPSDPVSKEYFLSMYANPLVNKLKAEEN; this is encoded by the coding sequence ATGTCGAAGTTTGATGAAATCCGGTATTTTCATGATCATGAAGTGAATGAAAGATTGCAGAGTGTAGCCCGTGATCCGATGATGAAAGCACTGATGACCTTTACTTTTCCCGGTGTGGACGAGCAGGTTTGGCTGGAACAGTTTAAAAATGTGCATTCCATTAGTGATTTTCAGCATCAGTTTGTGGCGTATGCCGTTCGTCAGATTCTTGCCAGGAGTTCTGAAGGATTAACGACTTCAGGTTTCGATAAGCTTGATAAAAACACGTCTTATCTTTATATTTCGAACCACAGGGATATTGTGCTGGATACCTCACTCCTAAATCTTGTACTGCTGGAAGGAGGTTATGTGATGACCGCATCAGCGATTGGAGACAATCTTGTGAAAAGAAATTTCCTGAATATACTGGCCAAACTGAACCGTAATTTCTTAGTTCAGAGAGGATTGCCAATTCGTGATCAGCTAAAAAGCTCACAAACCCTGTCCGAATATATTAGCATGCTGCTACAAGAAGAAAACCGCTCGGTATGGATTGCCCAGCGTGAAGGCCGTGCGAAGGATGGTAATGATGCTACCCAGCAGGGGGTGTTAAAAATGCTGGCCATGGCAGCCGGAGACAAGTCATTAATCGATTATTTTAAAACATTAAAGATCGTTCCTATCTCCATTTCCTATGAATATGATCCTACAGATTCCTTAAAAATGCCTCAACTGCTGGCCCAGCACAGGGATGAACAATACATTAAAGGAAAGAACGAAGATTTCAACACCATACTCAGTGGGATTTTAGGGCAAAAGAAAAGAATACATCTGCATGCCGGCGATGTTATTGATACGGAACTGGATGATATTGCCGCTACGATTGAGAATAAAAACAAGCAGTTGCAGGCTGTTGCCCAGGTGATTGACGATTCCATCATTAAAAATTATAAGCTCTGGCCTACGAAATATATCGCTTACGACCTCATCAACAATACAGACACTTACGCTTCTCAATATACGGAACAGGAAAAACAACTGTTCATCAGAAGGCTGGAAATGCGTATTGATCCGTCTGATCCAGTTTCTAAGGAATATTTCCTATCAATGTATGCAAATCCTTTAGTAAATAAATTAAAGGCAGAAGAGAATTGA
- a CDS encoding serine hydrolase — protein sequence MTKSARLILLFFILLMTIVHAQAEKTDPLYKTIMSKDSLFFSAGYNTCNIGKMESMLSDRFEFYHDKGGFEDKKKFIIDFKNGLCKSPETYRLKRVLIDKSTQIYPMYKEGKIYAAIQNGDHLFYEKIGDQAEKLVGEAKFTHLWILENAEWKLKNSLSFDHHPKQTTDSETMFDNDLSMQSWLKENNIPTLGLGIIEGGKLQQVKVFGDTKKGVSVPQNAYFNVASLTKPVTAMVALRLISSGKWKLDEPLDAYWTDPDIINDPRHQKLTTRIILSHQTGFPNWRWMNDDKKLNFQFDPGTKYQYSGEGFEYLRKALEKKFGKSLDQLAKELIFQPLKMHSTNYIWDQNTDEKKFVAGYNEKGNAYPIEKIKTANAADDLHTTIEDYANFMISVMKGKNLKPEVFQEMIRKQVKVKEDKYFGLGLEIYDFGKGEYALSHGGADQGTRCIAIVLPGSGKGIVIFTNVDDGYKVYEKLVLHYLGKQGRKIIEIETK from the coding sequence ATGACAAAATCAGCCCGGCTTATCCTTCTCTTTTTTATTCTGCTGATGACCATAGTTCATGCACAGGCAGAAAAAACAGATCCCCTTTACAAAACAATTATGTCAAAAGACAGCCTGTTTTTTTCAGCAGGTTACAATACGTGTAACATCGGAAAAATGGAAAGCATGTTAAGTGACAGGTTCGAATTTTATCACGATAAAGGAGGTTTTGAAGACAAAAAGAAATTCATCATTGATTTTAAAAACGGGTTGTGCAAGTCTCCTGAAACTTACCGGTTAAAAAGAGTTTTAATAGATAAAAGCACTCAGATTTATCCCATGTATAAAGAAGGGAAAATATATGCTGCCATTCAGAATGGAGATCACTTGTTTTATGAAAAGATAGGAGATCAGGCTGAGAAATTAGTTGGGGAAGCAAAATTTACCCATCTGTGGATCCTGGAAAATGCAGAATGGAAACTTAAGAATTCGTTGAGTTTTGATCACCATCCTAAACAGACTACTGACAGTGAAACAATGTTCGATAACGATCTGTCGATGCAAAGCTGGCTGAAAGAAAATAATATTCCAACCCTGGGATTAGGAATTATTGAAGGAGGAAAACTACAGCAGGTAAAAGTTTTCGGAGATACCAAAAAAGGAGTTTCAGTCCCTCAAAATGCTTATTTTAATGTAGCTTCTCTTACCAAACCTGTCACAGCAATGGTTGCATTAAGGCTGATAAGCTCAGGAAAATGGAAACTGGATGAACCTTTAGATGCATACTGGACAGATCCGGATATCATCAATGATCCCAGACATCAGAAACTGACAACCAGAATCATCCTGAGCCACCAGACCGGTTTTCCCAACTGGAGATGGATGAATGATGATAAAAAACTGAACTTTCAGTTTGATCCCGGTACAAAATACCAATATTCAGGAGAAGGTTTTGAATACCTTAGGAAAGCCCTCGAAAAGAAGTTCGGAAAATCATTGGACCAACTTGCAAAAGAACTTATTTTTCAGCCTCTCAAAATGCATAGCACCAACTATATCTGGGATCAGAATACGGATGAGAAAAAATTTGTAGCCGGGTACAACGAAAAGGGAAATGCCTATCCAATTGAGAAAATTAAAACAGCAAATGCTGCCGATGATCTGCACACCACGATTGAAGATTACGCCAATTTTATGATCAGCGTTATGAAAGGAAAAAACCTGAAGCCGGAAGTCTTTCAGGAAATGATCAGAAAACAGGTAAAAGTAAAAGAGGATAAATATTTCGGGTTAGGGCTGGAAATCTATGACTTTGGCAAAGGCGAATATGCTTTATCCCATGGCGGAGCAGATCAGGGAACCAGATGTATTGCCATTGTACTGCCTGGTTCGGGAAAAGGGATTGTGATATTTACCAACGTAGACGACGGTTACAAAGTGTATGAAAAACTGGTACTTCATTATTTAGGAAAGCAGGGACGGAAAATTATTGAGATAGAAACTAAATGA
- a CDS encoding GNAT family N-acetyltransferase, translating to MIREIKETDYPRLIEIWESAVVNTHDFLKEEDFVYYKKQLPVYFQHVTLSGFEQEGILVGFLGVAEGNIEMLFVDNDYRGTGIGKKLATYAISDLQVTKVDVNEQNAQAVGFYNYIGFKILRKSELDGEGKEYPVLHMQL from the coding sequence ATGATCAGAGAAATTAAGGAAACAGATTATCCGCGTCTGATAGAGATCTGGGAGAGTGCAGTGGTGAACACCCATGATTTTCTTAAAGAAGAAGACTTTGTATATTATAAAAAACAACTTCCTGTTTATTTTCAGCATGTCACCCTGTCAGGGTTTGAGCAGGAAGGGATTTTAGTCGGATTTCTAGGAGTTGCGGAAGGAAACATTGAAATGTTGTTTGTAGACAATGACTATAGAGGAACTGGAATAGGAAAAAAATTAGCAACCTACGCAATATCAGATTTACAGGTGACCAAAGTGGATGTGAATGAGCAAAATGCCCAGGCTGTTGGTTTCTACAACTATATAGGTTTCAAAATCCTGAGGAAATCCGAACTGGATGGAGAGGGGAAAGAATATCCTGTTCTGCATATGCAACTGTAG
- a CDS encoding restriction endonuclease subunit S, whose product MDIKYFPISFITEKSDIENQISNSVVFAELFKTNKTVKLKHYLESTQYGFTASALAEGSHKLVRITDIKANGVNWETVPFCNCENDKKFLLKYNDILITRTGGTVGKSFIVKDCPEKSVYASYLIRLRLNEKANIEFINMFLNSYLFWNQIFDLKSGAAIPNVNAEKLKEVKIPLCDLEQQNQIVSNQLFSKEKQKVNSLYNLSFLTSSELKIQLKTIEKMRQAFLREAIQGKLVSNETSDGKTGADLLAEIQAEKSQLIKEKKIKKSKPLPPISEDEIPFDIPDNWVWCRLGELGEFRRGPFGSALKKSFFVKEGIKVYEQRNAIYNNHLLGDYFISEEKFKELKSFEVFPGDLIVSCSGATLGRIAELPPNSRKGIINQALMRITLHKKSITNKYFIDLFKGPYMQTHIFDKAWGSAIPNMVGLVIFKNILIPLPPLEIQKRITLKLNELMQYCEDLENSIKESKQYNEMLLQQVLREALEGKEKSKPQLKINKICDNNDTAILASYIIQELHTPDFGRTKLQKILHLAEYHCRLETPLQYYKKTAGPYSKNLENDIENLLRRNKLYDSKKEELKNSDKSKVNYLPLSGAKQINSFFTTEFKDQKEDIDNLLKKFNDKPMEFCEMISTMYAVWNNRLIKGEIIDNEELKKDFLAWDAQKIKFLDKLDYSIEWIKKEGLEPTGFGKYIDKQ is encoded by the coding sequence ATGGATATTAAATATTTTCCAATAAGTTTTATTACAGAAAAATCGGATATAGAAAATCAAATATCTAACTCTGTAGTATTCGCTGAGTTATTTAAAACCAATAAGACAGTTAAGTTAAAACACTATTTAGAATCTACACAATATGGTTTTACAGCCTCAGCATTAGCTGAAGGTAGTCATAAACTAGTAAGAATAACAGATATCAAAGCTAATGGTGTTAATTGGGAAACTGTCCCATTCTGCAACTGTGAAAATGATAAAAAATTTCTACTAAAATATAATGATATATTAATTACTAGAACCGGAGGAACAGTTGGGAAAAGTTTTATAGTTAAAGATTGTCCAGAAAAATCTGTTTATGCAAGTTATCTTATTAGATTAAGATTAAATGAAAAGGCTAATATTGAATTTATAAATATGTTTTTAAATTCATATTTATTTTGGAATCAAATATTTGATTTGAAAAGTGGAGCTGCCATTCCAAACGTAAATGCAGAAAAATTAAAAGAGGTAAAAATTCCACTATGTGATTTAGAACAACAAAATCAAATTGTTTCAAATCAATTGTTTTCTAAAGAAAAGCAAAAAGTTAACTCATTATATAATCTTAGTTTCTTGACCTCTTCTGAATTGAAAATTCAATTAAAAACTATCGAAAAAATGCGTCAAGCATTTCTTCGTGAAGCCATACAAGGAAAATTAGTAAGTAATGAAACTTCTGATGGAAAAACAGGAGCAGATTTATTAGCTGAAATACAAGCAGAAAAAAGCCAACTAATTAAGGAAAAGAAAATTAAAAAATCTAAGCCATTACCTCCAATTTCAGAAGATGAAATACCTTTTGATATTCCTGACAATTGGGTTTGGTGTAGATTAGGAGAGCTGGGAGAGTTCAGACGTGGACCGTTTGGAAGCGCTTTAAAAAAAAGTTTTTTTGTTAAAGAAGGCATTAAGGTTTATGAGCAACGTAATGCTATATATAACAATCATCTATTAGGAGATTATTTTATAAGTGAGGAAAAATTTAAAGAACTAAAAAGTTTTGAAGTTTTTCCAGGAGATTTAATTGTAAGCTGTTCAGGAGCAACACTAGGAAGAATTGCTGAACTTCCACCAAATTCTAGGAAAGGGATTATTAATCAAGCATTAATGAGAATTACTTTGCATAAAAAAAGTATTACAAATAAATATTTTATAGATTTATTTAAAGGTCCATACATGCAAACTCATATTTTTGATAAAGCATGGGGTTCTGCGATTCCTAATATGGTTGGATTAGTTATTTTTAAGAATATTCTAATTCCTCTTCCTCCACTTGAAATCCAAAAACGTATAACATTAAAGCTAAATGAATTAATGCAATATTGTGAGGACCTAGAAAATTCAATCAAAGAAAGTAAACAATATAATGAAATGCTTTTACAACAAGTTTTAAGGGAAGCATTAGAAGGAAAAGAAAAATCTAAACCTCAGCTGAAAATTAATAAAATTTGTGATAATAATGATACTGCAATTTTAGCTTCCTATATTATTCAAGAGCTCCATACACCAGATTTCGGAAGAACTAAGCTTCAGAAAATACTTCACCTTGCAGAATATCATTGCAGATTAGAAACTCCGCTTCAATATTATAAAAAAACGGCAGGTCCTTATTCTAAGAACCTAGAAAATGATATTGAAAATCTGTTGAGAAGAAATAAGCTATATGATAGCAAAAAGGAAGAGCTAAAGAATTCAGATAAGAGTAAAGTGAATTACCTCCCTTTATCTGGTGCGAAACAAATAAATTCTTTTTTTACAACAGAATTCAAAGATCAGAAAGAGGACATTGATAATTTATTAAAGAAATTTAATGATAAACCTATGGAGTTTTGTGAAATGATTTCTACCATGTACGCCGTTTGGAATAATCGATTAATAAAAGGAGAAATAATCGATAACGAAGAATTGAAAAAAGATTTTCTCGCTTGGGATGCTCAAAAAATAAAATTTCTTGATAAACTAGATTACAGCATTGAATGGATTAAAAAAGAAGGTTTAGAACCTACTGGATTTGGAAAATATATAGACAAACAATAA
- a CDS encoding helix-turn-helix domain-containing protein has protein sequence MSKLKTLREQKNLTQEELSERSKISVRTIQRIESGTEPKGHTLRALAQTLEIEESLLLQDETIISPENNGIKTETTEGSETISYSRIKMINLSSLLFVVAPPLNILAPFLLMFLTKQRNSLTKQIISLQMFWTAMAPIVFMIGIFLKLGKEFTLILMILIALSNVFMILRNAAEIDRKKKLYFKLKFSML, from the coding sequence ATGTCTAAATTAAAAACTTTAAGGGAACAGAAAAACCTTACCCAGGAAGAATTATCAGAAAGATCAAAAATTTCTGTACGTACCATTCAGAGGATAGAATCCGGAACAGAACCTAAGGGACATACTTTAAGAGCTTTGGCACAAACTCTGGAAATAGAAGAATCTTTATTACTGCAGGATGAAACCATTATTTCCCCGGAAAATAACGGAATAAAAACAGAAACCACGGAGGGATCTGAAACCATCAGCTATTCCCGGATTAAAATGATCAATCTTTCCTCCTTATTATTTGTAGTAGCACCGCCGTTAAATATTCTGGCTCCCTTTCTGCTGATGTTTCTGACGAAGCAGAGGAACAGTCTGACCAAACAGATTATCTCCCTGCAGATGTTTTGGACTGCTATGGCGCCTATTGTATTTATGATCGGCATCTTTTTAAAGCTTGGAAAAGAGTTTACCCTTATTCTGATGATCCTTATTGCCCTGTCTAATGTATTCATGATACTTAGAAATGCTGCTGAAATTGACCGTAAAAAGAAATTGTATTTTAAACTGAAATTCAGTATGTTATAA
- a CDS encoding helix-turn-helix domain-containing protein, producing the protein MEHKIHQGRNVKRFREMLGIKQEALALDLGDDWNQKKVSLLEQKEIIEDPLLKRISEVLKIPVEAFQNFDEEQAVNIISNTFDNGSFLNTGHTPTFNVNPIEEIKKLHEEKMELYERMLKEKDEMMVRLERLIEKG; encoded by the coding sequence ATGGAACATAAAATACATCAGGGCCGCAATGTAAAAAGATTCAGGGAAATGCTGGGCATCAAGCAGGAAGCATTGGCTCTTGACCTTGGGGACGACTGGAACCAGAAGAAAGTTTCTCTGCTGGAACAGAAAGAAATTATTGAAGATCCTTTACTGAAAAGAATTTCTGAAGTATTGAAAATTCCGGTGGAAGCGTTTCAGAATTTTGATGAGGAGCAGGCGGTGAATATTATTTCTAATACGTTTGATAACGGTTCTTTCTTGAACACAGGACATACTCCTACTTTTAACGTAAATCCTATTGAAGAAATAAAAAAGTTACATGAAGAAAAGATGGAACTTTATGAGAGGATGCTGAAGGAGAAGGATGAGATGATGGTGAGGCTGGAGAGGTTGATTGAGAAGGGATAA
- a CDS encoding McrC family protein: MKSTESIVVFEHETFHFREEHKKMKLDTALENYHGDGTPFFSLVKNGVKFNQHVGILKVGRTTIEILPKADRNEKDEWRQLLIDMIKTVWEFDVKTSGSADVKLRSTSVLDLYFELYVKELEYLLHRGLIKRYNRKEGNLTTLKGSLQFSRHISQNLVHKERFYVKYSHYDVNHKIHCILYKALKLIEQTNNKPYLSSRIGTLLLNFPEMNDLKITESTFEKINYDRKNLHYENALQIAKLLLLNYHPDVSRGRNNVLALMFDMNRLWEQFVYVVLKKNIKHADIRVRAQQSKEFWRSATASSRMKPDIVLEYNGNRIVLDTKWKNLNGSHLPSPEDLRQMYAYHRYFKAAKTALVYPGEESKLITGDYSAVENDQLTDQLTCGIAFISTHKDIRQWKENIVSFVKDNFISSCSSDVSILKD; encoded by the coding sequence ATGAAATCAACAGAATCCATTGTGGTGTTTGAACATGAAACATTTCATTTCAGAGAAGAGCACAAAAAAATGAAGCTTGACACAGCTTTGGAAAATTATCATGGTGACGGTACCCCATTTTTCAGTCTTGTAAAAAATGGGGTGAAGTTTAATCAGCATGTCGGAATCCTGAAGGTAGGCCGTACAACAATTGAAATTCTTCCAAAGGCAGACCGCAACGAAAAAGATGAGTGGAGACAGTTACTGATTGACATGATAAAAACCGTTTGGGAGTTTGACGTTAAAACTTCCGGCAGTGCCGATGTAAAACTTAGAAGCACATCTGTTCTGGACCTTTATTTTGAATTATATGTAAAGGAGCTGGAGTATCTGCTGCACCGGGGACTTATCAAAAGGTATAACAGAAAGGAAGGAAATCTGACCACATTAAAAGGTTCACTTCAGTTTTCCAGGCATATCTCACAGAATCTGGTTCATAAAGAGAGATTCTATGTAAAATATTCTCATTATGATGTGAATCACAAGATTCATTGTATTTTGTATAAGGCCCTGAAACTTATTGAGCAGACCAATAATAAGCCATATCTGAGCAGCAGAATAGGAACATTGCTTTTGAATTTTCCCGAAATGAATGATCTGAAAATTACAGAATCTACTTTTGAAAAAATTAATTATGACCGCAAAAACCTGCATTATGAAAATGCGCTGCAAATAGCAAAACTGCTCTTACTTAATTATCATCCTGATGTTTCCAGAGGGCGAAATAATGTACTCGCCCTGATGTTTGATATGAACCGTCTCTGGGAACAGTTTGTATATGTAGTTTTAAAGAAAAATATAAAACATGCAGATATCAGAGTAAGAGCCCAGCAATCCAAAGAATTCTGGAGATCTGCTACTGCCTCCAGCAGAATGAAACCGGATATTGTACTGGAGTATAACGGAAACAGAATTGTTCTGGATACAAAATGGAAAAACCTGAACGGCAGCCATCTTCCATCCCCTGAAGACCTGAGACAGATGTATGCTTATCACAGGTATTTTAAAGCGGCAAAAACAGCTTTGGTATATCCTGGAGAAGAAAGTAAACTCATTACAGGTGACTATTCTGCCGTAGAAAATGATCAGCTCACAGATCAGCTTACCTGTGGAATTGCCTTTATTTCTACCCATAAAGATATCAGGCAGTGGAAGGAGAACATTGTATCATTTGTAAAAGACAATTTTATTAGCTCGTGCAGTTCGGATGTAAGTATTTTAAAAGATTGA